Proteins encoded in a region of the Zea mays cultivar B73 chromosome 4, Zm-B73-REFERENCE-NAM-5.0, whole genome shotgun sequence genome:
- the LOC100192646 gene encoding mitogen-activated protein kinase kinase kinase NPK1 isoform X1 — protein sequence MRSDDAGGGGFHELFDSVRRSISFRTGAAALDEPAASLSSSSASAGGAGGFRERISNRLRRSRGMGLLGMAAKGPSPTRRLLPQPPPPLAGVLASDGCGRVGGQGTGGGEENPPIRWRKGDLIGSGAFGQVYLGMDLDSGELLAVKQVLIGSSNATREKAQAHVTELEDEVKMLKNLSHPNIVRYIGTAREENTLNILLEFVPGGSIQSLLGRLGSFPEAVIRKYTKQLLHGLEYLHRNGIIHRDIKGANILVDNKGCIKLADFGASKQVEKLATATAAKTMKGTPYWMAPEVIVGSGHNCSADIWSVGCTVIEMAIGKPPWSHEYQEVSLLYYVGTTKSHPPIPEHLSTEAKDFLLKCLQKEPEMRSVASDLLQHPFVTRVLEDFCQLNHAGPKETSKNELPSYVVPTVDSDLSRPGKLRNLNSYKLSDTRPLWDQRCNDDDICEFADEDNVPMSFNPMSEPSDEWENKLDISPEQQFSQSREFGGLAKLAESQMSENDFTFPCEGSCEEDDEFTESKIKEFLDEKATDLKKLQTPLYEFYNTVNAGVSQGVSDVCRANNVTNPQLPPRATKMVGGAALEPICVNLKNVNPKSCTRRFSRGSVESNHVLREIASPELNILEDKVHDDSEDSPSLSFSEIQRKWKEELDQELKREREMRSGGYGKAPSPSSTSRRLTGKRDRSPVY from the exons ATGCGGAGCGACGATGCAGGCGGCGGCGGGTTCCACGAGCTGTTCGACTCCGTGCGCCGCTCCATCTCCTTCCGCACGGGCGCCGCCGCCCTTGACGAGCCCGCCGCCTCCCTCTCCTCCTCCTCTGCCTCCGCGGGCGGTGCTGGGGGCTTCAGGGAGCGGATCAGCAACCGCCTCCGCAGGTCCCGGGGGATGGGGTTGCTCGGCATGGCGGCCAAGGGCCCCTCGCCCACGCGCCGCCTCCTGCCGCAGCCGCCCCCGCCCTTGGCCGGGGTCTTGGCCTCCGACGGATGTGGTAGGGTAGGGGGGCAAGGAACTGGCGGAGGCGAAGAGAACCCGCCGATCCGGTGGCGGAAAGGCGACCTCATCGGGAGTGGGGCGTTCGGGCAGGTGTACCTCGGCATGGACCTCGACTCCGGCGAGCTCCTCGCTGTCAAGCAG GTTCTGATTGGAAGCAGCAACGCGACAAGAGAGAAGGCCCAG GCACATGTAACGGAGCTCGAGGACGAAGTGAAGATGCTTAAGAACCTCTCCCACCCTAATATTGTT AGGTATATTGGGACGGCGCGGGAGGAAAACACGCTAAATATTCTGCTGGAATTTGTTCCTGGAGGCTCGATCCAGTCACTACTTGGGAGGCTTGGATCGTTCCCAGAGGCT GTCATCAGGAAATATACTAAACAGCTTTTACATGGACTGGAATATTTGCATCGCAATGGAATCATACACAGGGATATAAAG GGCGCAAATATACTTGTTGATAACAAAGGTTGCATTAAGCTAGCAGATTTTGGGGCATCTAAGCAAGTAGAAAAGTTG GCAACTGCAACTGCTGCCAAGACGATGAAAGGTACCCCATATTGGATGGCACCAGAAGTCATTGTTGGAAGCGGTCACAATTG TTCTGCTGATATCTGGAGTGTTGGTTGCACGGTAATTGAAATGGCAATAGGCAAACCCCCATGGAGCCACGAATATCAAGAG GTTTCTCTACTTTATTATGTTGGGACGACAAAATCACACCCACCTATACCAGAACATCTCTCCACAGAAgccaaggattttctgttaaaatGCTTACAGAA GGAACCAGAAATGAGATCTGTTGCATCAGACTTGTTGCAG CACCCATTTGTTACACGAGTATTGGAAGATTTTTGTCAGCTTAATCATGCTGGACCCAAG GAAACCTCCAAAAATGAGCTTCCTTCCTATGTAGTGCCTACTGTTGACTC GGACTTGAGTCGCCCTGGCAAGCTACGCAATCTGAATTCTTACAAGTTATCAGACACCAGACCATTATGGGATCAGCGATGTAATGATGATGATATTTGTGAGTTTGCTGACGAAGATAATGTCCCAATG AGCTTCAATCCTATGTCTGAACCATCTGATGAATGGGAAAACAAACTTGACATAAGCCCAGAACAACAATTTAGTCAGTCAAGGGAGTTTGGTGGATTAGCCAAACTTGCAGAAAGTCAGATGTCTGAAAACGATTTTACTTTCCCTTGTGAGGGAAGCTGTGAAGAGGATGATGAATTTACAGAATCAAAAATAAAGGAATTTCTGGATGAAAAG GCCACAGATCTAAAGAAACTACAAACACCTTTATATGAGTTTTACAACACAGTGAATGCTGGAGTTTCTCAAGGAGTTAGTGATGTTTGCCGAGCAAACAATGTAACTAATCCCCAGTTACCCCCTCGAGCAACTAAGATGGTGGGAGGTGCAGCTTTAGAGCCCATTTGTGTTAATCTGAAAAATGTCAATCCCAAGAGTTGCACAAGGCGCTTCTCAAGAGGCAGCGTGGAGAGCAATCATGTCTTGAGAGAAATAGCTTCACCTGAACTCAACATACTCGAGGACAAGGTCCATGATGATAGTGAAGATAGTCCAAG CTTGAGCTTTTCGGAAATACAGAGGAAGTGGAAGGAAGAGTTGGACCAGGAACTTAAAAGAGAGCGAG AAATGAGGTCGGGTGGCTATGGTAAAGCACCATCACCGTCCTCAACGAGCCGGAGATTGACTGGAAAACGAGATCGCAGTCCTGTGTATTGA
- the LOC100192646 gene encoding Mitogen-activated protein kinase kinase kinase NPK1, whose protein sequence is MRSDDAGGGGFHELFDSVRRSISFRTGAAALDEPAASLSSSSASAGGAGGFRERISNRLRRSRGMGLLGMAAKGPSPTRRLLPQPPPPLAGVLASDGCGRVGGQGTGGGEENPPIRWRKGDLIGSGAFGQVYLGMDLDSGELLAVKQVLIGSSNATREKAQAHVTELEDEVKMLKNLSHPNIVRYIGTAREENTLNILLEFVPGGSIQSLLGRLGSFPEAVIRKYTKQLLHGLEYLHRNGIIHRDIKGANILVDNKGCIKLADFGASKQVEKLATATAAKTMKGTPYWMAPEVIVGSGHNCSADIWSVGCTVIEMAIGKPPWSHEYQEVSLLYYVGTTKSHPPIPEHLSTEAKDFLLKCLQKEPEMRSVASDLLQHPFVTRVLEDFCQLNHAGPKETSKNELPSYVVPTVDSDLSRPGKLRNLNSYKLSDTRPLWDQRCNDDDICEFADEDNVPMVGSSFNPMSEPSDEWENKLDISPEQQFSQSREFGGLAKLAESQMSENDFTFPCEGSCEEDDEFTESKIKEFLDEKATDLKKLQTPLYEFYNTVNAGVSQGVSDVCRANNVTNPQLPPRATKMVGGAALEPICVNLKNVNPKSCTRRFSRGSVESNHVLREIASPELNILEDKVHDDSEDSPSLSFSEIQRKWKEELDQELKREREMRSGGYGKAPSPSSTSRRLTGKRDRSPVY, encoded by the exons ATGCGGAGCGACGATGCAGGCGGCGGCGGGTTCCACGAGCTGTTCGACTCCGTGCGCCGCTCCATCTCCTTCCGCACGGGCGCCGCCGCCCTTGACGAGCCCGCCGCCTCCCTCTCCTCCTCCTCTGCCTCCGCGGGCGGTGCTGGGGGCTTCAGGGAGCGGATCAGCAACCGCCTCCGCAGGTCCCGGGGGATGGGGTTGCTCGGCATGGCGGCCAAGGGCCCCTCGCCCACGCGCCGCCTCCTGCCGCAGCCGCCCCCGCCCTTGGCCGGGGTCTTGGCCTCCGACGGATGTGGTAGGGTAGGGGGGCAAGGAACTGGCGGAGGCGAAGAGAACCCGCCGATCCGGTGGCGGAAAGGCGACCTCATCGGGAGTGGGGCGTTCGGGCAGGTGTACCTCGGCATGGACCTCGACTCCGGCGAGCTCCTCGCTGTCAAGCAG GTTCTGATTGGAAGCAGCAACGCGACAAGAGAGAAGGCCCAG GCACATGTAACGGAGCTCGAGGACGAAGTGAAGATGCTTAAGAACCTCTCCCACCCTAATATTGTT AGGTATATTGGGACGGCGCGGGAGGAAAACACGCTAAATATTCTGCTGGAATTTGTTCCTGGAGGCTCGATCCAGTCACTACTTGGGAGGCTTGGATCGTTCCCAGAGGCT GTCATCAGGAAATATACTAAACAGCTTTTACATGGACTGGAATATTTGCATCGCAATGGAATCATACACAGGGATATAAAG GGCGCAAATATACTTGTTGATAACAAAGGTTGCATTAAGCTAGCAGATTTTGGGGCATCTAAGCAAGTAGAAAAGTTG GCAACTGCAACTGCTGCCAAGACGATGAAAGGTACCCCATATTGGATGGCACCAGAAGTCATTGTTGGAAGCGGTCACAATTG TTCTGCTGATATCTGGAGTGTTGGTTGCACGGTAATTGAAATGGCAATAGGCAAACCCCCATGGAGCCACGAATATCAAGAG GTTTCTCTACTTTATTATGTTGGGACGACAAAATCACACCCACCTATACCAGAACATCTCTCCACAGAAgccaaggattttctgttaaaatGCTTACAGAA GGAACCAGAAATGAGATCTGTTGCATCAGACTTGTTGCAG CACCCATTTGTTACACGAGTATTGGAAGATTTTTGTCAGCTTAATCATGCTGGACCCAAG GAAACCTCCAAAAATGAGCTTCCTTCCTATGTAGTGCCTACTGTTGACTC GGACTTGAGTCGCCCTGGCAAGCTACGCAATCTGAATTCTTACAAGTTATCAGACACCAGACCATTATGGGATCAGCGATGTAATGATGATGATATTTGTGAGTTTGCTGACGAAGATAATGTCCCAATGGTTGGATCT AGCTTCAATCCTATGTCTGAACCATCTGATGAATGGGAAAACAAACTTGACATAAGCCCAGAACAACAATTTAGTCAGTCAAGGGAGTTTGGTGGATTAGCCAAACTTGCAGAAAGTCAGATGTCTGAAAACGATTTTACTTTCCCTTGTGAGGGAAGCTGTGAAGAGGATGATGAATTTACAGAATCAAAAATAAAGGAATTTCTGGATGAAAAG GCCACAGATCTAAAGAAACTACAAACACCTTTATATGAGTTTTACAACACAGTGAATGCTGGAGTTTCTCAAGGAGTTAGTGATGTTTGCCGAGCAAACAATGTAACTAATCCCCAGTTACCCCCTCGAGCAACTAAGATGGTGGGAGGTGCAGCTTTAGAGCCCATTTGTGTTAATCTGAAAAATGTCAATCCCAAGAGTTGCACAAGGCGCTTCTCAAGAGGCAGCGTGGAGAGCAATCATGTCTTGAGAGAAATAGCTTCACCTGAACTCAACATACTCGAGGACAAGGTCCATGATGATAGTGAAGATAGTCCAAG CTTGAGCTTTTCGGAAATACAGAGGAAGTGGAAGGAAGAGTTGGACCAGGAACTTAAAAGAGAGCGAG AAATGAGGTCGGGTGGCTATGGTAAAGCACCATCACCGTCCTCAACGAGCCGGAGATTGACTGGAAAACGAGATCGCAGTCCTGTGTATTGA